The following proteins come from a genomic window of Scomber japonicus isolate fScoJap1 chromosome 4, fScoJap1.pri, whole genome shotgun sequence:
- the LOC128357301 gene encoding ADP-ribosylation factor-like protein 8A, protein MIALINKLLDWFKALFWKEEMELTLVGLQYSGKTTFVNVIASGQFSEDMIPTVGFNMRKITKGNVTIKLWDIGGQPRFRSMWERYCRGVSAIVYMVDAADPEKIEASKNELHNLLDKPQLQGIPVLVLGNKRDLPGALDEKELIERMNLSAIQDREICCYSISCKEKDNIDITLQWLIQHSRTKRSS, encoded by the exons ATGATCGCGTTGATCAACAAGCTGCTGGACTGGTTCAAGGCGCTCTTCtggaaggaggagatggagctCACCCTGGTGGGGCTGCAGTACTCCGGGAAGACCACCTTCGTGAACGTGATAGCG tcgGGGCAGTTCAGTGAAGACATGATTCCCACCGTTGGATTCAACATGAGGAAGATCACCAAGGGCAACGTCACCATCAAG TTGTGGGACATCGGCGGTCAGCCTCGCTTCAGAAGCATGTGGGAGCGTTACTGTCGGGGAGTCAGCGCTATCGT ctacATGGTGGACGCAGCAGATCCAGAGAAGATCGAAGCCTCTAAGAATGAACTCCACAACCTGCTGGACAAACCGCAGCTGCAGGGAATCCCT GTTTTGGTTCTGGGTAATAAGAGGGACTTACCAGGAGCTCTGGATGAGAAGGAACTCATAGAGAGGAT GAATCTGTCAGccatccaggacagagagatcTGCTGTTACTCCATCTCCTGCAAGGAGAAAGACAACATTg acatcACCCTCCAGTGGTTGATCCAGCACTCCCGGACTAAGAGGAGTTCCTGA
- the LOC128357315 gene encoding tyrosine-protein phosphatase non-receptor type 7-like, translated as MSTSAEDPVTPPPMTTPPRKASVRLQERRGSNLSLLLDVSTLGAEPVCSVSTPKEVWLQLLHTSSRPLTHTLLQQAATDTNILNVEYQKIPPNFVSAAELDVPGHMIKDRYKTILPNPESRVILRSPEEEAGPDRYINANYIRGYRGAQRSYIATQGPMLHTVGDFWDMVWQERSSIIIMVTRLKENNEKCELYWPQPKERGTGVKEEEEDDEEEEQKEKEEDEGETGRFGRFILKVKDSREKDGFTVTDMEVQLCSERRHVRHYWFTSWPDHHIPQCTAPLLGLVEEVEMYSKSLPPAGPGPIIVHCSAGIGRTGCFIASSIGCQQLRETGQVDILETVCQLRLDRGGMIQTTEQYQFLYTILAQYSSQLQHNQDQVQNQLLTQNQQNQDDQVNIQLQNLHLDNTQNGRN; from the exons aTGAGTACGTCAGCAGAGGACCCGGTCACGCCCCCTCCCATGACCACGCCTCCTCGCAAAGCTTCGGTCCGTCTACAAGAGAG GCGGGGCTCCAACCTGTCGCTGCTATTGGATGTGAGTACTCTGGGGGCGGAGCCTGTCTGCTCCGTGTCCACCCCTAAGGAGGTGTGGCTCCAGCTGCTGCACACCTCCAGTCGcccgctcacacacacactgctgcagcaGGCCGCCACGGACACCAACATACTGAATGTAGAGTACCAG AAAATCCCTCCCAACTTTGTGAGCGCCGCAGAGCTTGATGTTCCAGGACACATGATCAAGGACCGATACAAAACCATCCTGCCCA accCTGAGAGCCGGGTGATCCTGAGGAGCCCAGAGGAAGAGGCAGGGCCAGACCGCTACATCAACGCCAACTACATTCGG GGTTACAGAGGAGCCCAGAGGTCCTACATCGCCACCCAGGGGCCGATGCTGCACACTGTGGGAGACTTCTGGGACATGGTGTggcaggagaggagcagcatcatcatcatggttACAAGACTGAAGGAGAACAACGAG AAATGTGAGCTGTACTGGCCTCAGCCGAAGGAGAGGGGGACAggggtgaaggaggaggaggaggacgacgaagaggaggaacagaaggagaaagaggaggacgaAGGAGAGACGGGTCGATTCGGCAGATTCATCCTCAAAGTCAAAGACAGTCGAGAGAAAGACGGGTTCACTGTGACTGACATGGAGGTTCAG ctGTGTTCAGAGCGTCGTCACGTCAGACACTACTGGTTCACCTCTTGGCCCGACCACCACATCCCACAATGCACCGCTCCTCTGCTGGgactggtggaggaggtggagatgtACAGCAAGTCCCTCCCACCAGCCGGTCCTGGACCAATCATCGTCCACTGCAG tgcAGGTATAGGGAGGACAGGTTGTTTCATAGCCAGCAGCATCGGCTGTCAGCAGCTCAGAGAAACCGGCCAGGTCGACATCTTGGAGACAGTTTGTCAGCTTCGGCTCGATAG GGGTGGTATGATCCAAACCACGGAGCAGTACCAGTTCCTGTACACCATTCTGGCCCAGTACAGCTCCCAGCTTCAACACAACCAG GATCAGGTCCAGAACCAGCTCCTCACACAGAACCAGCAGAACCAAGACGACCAAGTCAACATACAGCTACAGAACCTACACCTGGACAACACGCAGAACGGGAGGAACTGA